The following are from one region of the Coffea eugenioides isolate CCC68of chromosome 2, Ceug_1.0, whole genome shotgun sequence genome:
- the LOC113763348 gene encoding GDSL esterase/lipase 1-like, with the protein MKMSKEYRIGLNLANSCIQLCLIAVFVVLASLTIPSDCFHHDDQYPKTIAGLFVFGDSLIDPGNNNYINTSRDAQANFPPYGVSFFKYPSGRFCDGRVIPDFIAEYAKLPFIPPYLQIGYRYQLAYGANFASGGAGALVEPFSGLVIDLKKQLWYFNQAEKQLRSNLGKGGAERIVSNSVYLFSIGANDYSSDKPKDYVAMVVGNITAALEVIYKKGGRKFGVVNMPPIGCLPLFRAADLAAGGTGECNGQITALAKLHNVLLSQKLKHLQKQLKGFRYSYFDIFTTAVEMFDNPSKYGFKEVKSACCGSGPFRGARSCGGRGGFKEYELCDNPQDYFFFDSNHPTQAANQQLAELMWAGPSNITWPHNLKSLFQISL; encoded by the exons ATGAAGATGTCCAAGGAATATAGAATTGGGCTTAACCTGGCTAATTCGTGTATCCAACTCTGCTTAATTGCAGTATTTGTTGTCCTTGCAAGTCTAACAATCCCATCGGATTGTTTCCATCATGATGACCAATATCCCAAAACCATTGCTGGCCTCTTCGTCTTCGGTGATTCACTCATTGATCCTGGAAATAACAACTACATCAACACAAGTAGAGATGCCCAGGCCAACTTTCCGCCATATGGAGTATCTTTCTTCAAATATCCGTCAGGGAGATTTTGCGATGGCCGTGTTATTCCTGATTTTATTG CTGAATACGCAAAGCTCCCTTTCATTCCACCTTATCTCCAAATTGGTTACCGGTATCAGTTAGCTTATGGTGCAAATTTTGCATCTGGTGGCGCTGGTGCTCTAGTTGAACCCTTTTCCGGATTG GTTATCGACCTTAAAAAGCAGTTATGGTATTTTAACCAGGCTGAAAAACAGTTGAGGTCGAATCTCGGTAAAGGAGGAGCAGAACGAATCGTGTCCAATTCTGTATACTTGTTTAGCATAGGGGCTAATGATTACTCGAGCGACAAACCAAAGGATTATGTAGCAATGGTGGTTGGCAACATTACAGCTGCTCTCGAg GTAATATACAAGAAAGGTGGGAGAAAATTTGGAGTTGTAAATATGCCACCTATAGGATGTTTGCCACTCTTTAGAGCTGCCGATTTGGCTGCTGGGGGGACTGGAGAGTGCAATGGACAGATTACAGCTTTGGCCAAGTTACACAATGTCTTGCTTTCCCAGAAACTCAAGCACCTGCAGAAGCAGCTCAAAGGCTTTAGATATTCATATTTTGACATCTTCACCACTGCTGTTGAAATGTTCGACAATCCATCAAAATACG GTTTTAAAGAAGTTAAGAGTGCATGCTGCGGGAGTGGTCCTTTTCGAGGAGCTCGCAGCTGCGGAGGGAGGGGAGGATTCAAAGAATACGAGCTATGTGACAATCCACAAGATTATTTCTTCTTTGACTCCAATCATCCAACTCAAGCGGCCAACCAGCAATTGGCGGAGCTCATGTGGGCTGGACCCTCCAATATCACTTGGCCTCATAATCTCAAATCACTTTTTCAGATTTCATTGTAA
- the LOC113760155 gene encoding uncharacterized protein LOC113760155 produces the protein MNNSKNTAEMVEEKLDLVRRYLLQSLKGLEAKEKKLQVVQEIVRKSSEKLSLIRESMQQEEKTSHFLLNKGLKELEIRREKLGLIQENVMIRLEKLNEKELLIEGLFKKVELEVEQFQTNKKLVDECFEEIQFEERRLDDDMKELELIENLVERTENGIHHEKEGIKIKERVLGLKKEELVAKENELVAREKILVLKEEELSAKEKELEAREKILSLINEPDLEDRELDSVQKSIEQGSKQCDLTNPDPSEEEQLDHRSRKREGTDKNGSCKSSKRCRPHVDFGGSFNSTDDNEVEQIAAKDIKQSGLADSRCDDHHESVVDATSDHKEFDSESGPSEFAGEEDNQILPGLGAIKGPYTNVEQIVCPGPNYTSNSYPIDYSKWLINDFNDEDKLKRLAAGQTWATYGEIDDLPRSYFLVVDVFESRDSGLAKLRVVWLQPLPNYRAWKKGWKEFMHANLPVCHQGWKEWIDARLPVGCGVFQRGKEQTLSLSLDRLSDQVWCKVKRSSYLIHPSIGEIWALYKDWDIVRWSSSPEKRRQWKYQIVEVLGRKSKGIRVAYLDKLEGFVSLFQRRSQSEKDSFLIEDKELFRFSHKVPSSKMTGSKRLGVPEESFELDPKDLPADLC, from the coding sequence ATGAATAATTCCAAGAATACAGCTGAAATGGTGGAGGAAAAATTGGATTTGGTTCGAAGATATTTGCTGCAATCCTTGAAAGGGTTGGAGGCTAAAGAGAAGAAGCTGCAAGTAGTCCAAGAAATAGTGAGGAAAAGTTCAGAAAAGCTCAGTTTGATTCGAGAATCTATGCAACAGGAGGAGAAAACGTCTCATTTCTTGCTGAATAAAGGGCTTAAAGAATTGGAAATTAGAAGGGAGAAACTGGGGTTGATTCAAGAGAATGTAATGATTAGACTGGAGAAATTGAATGAGAAAGAGCTGTTGATAGAAGGGCTTTTTAAAAAAGTGGAACTGGAGGTGGAACAATTTCAGACCAATAAAAAATTGGTTGATGAATGTTTTGAGGAAATCCAGTTTGAAGAAAGGAGATTAGATGATGATATGAAAGAGCTGGAGTTGATTGAAAACCTGGTCGAGAGGACAGAAAATGGGATTCATCACGAGAAAGAGGGAATAAAAATCAAGGAAAGGGTTTTGGGCTTGAAGAAAGAGGAGCTTGTTGCTAAAGAGAATGAACTTGTAGCCAGGGAAAAGATTTTGGTCCTAAAGGAGGAGGAACTTTCAGCTAAAGAGAAAGAACTAGAAGCCAGAGAAAAGATTTTGAGTTTGATAAACGAACCTGATCTGGAAGACAGAGAGCTTGACTCTGTTCAAAAGTCGATAGAACAAGGCAGTAAGCAATGTGATTTAACAAATCCAGATCCATCAGAGGAAGAACAACTGGACCACAGAAGCAGGAAAAGGGAAGGTACAGACAAGAATGGAAGCTGCAAGAGTTCCAAGAGATGTCGTCCTCATGTTGATTTTGGAGGGAGCTTCAACAGCACAGATGACAATGAAGTTGAACAAATTGCGGCAAAAGATATAAAACAGTCAGGTTTAGCTGATTCAAGATGCGATGATCATCATGAGTCAGTTGTAGATGCAACAAGTGATCATAAGGAGTTCGATTCAGAATCAGGCCCTTCAGAGTTTGCTGGTGAGGAAGACAACCAGATTTTGCCAGGACTAGGAGCGATTAAGGGGCCTTATACTAATGTTGAACAAATTGTATGTCCAGGTCCAAACTATACTTCAAATTCCTATCCCATTGACTACTCAAAATGGTTGATCAATGATTTCAATGATGAGGACAAACTAAAAAGATTGGCTGCTGGACAAACATGGGCTACCTATGGGGAAATAGATGACTTACCAAGATCATATTTCCTAGTTGTAGATGTATTTGAATCTAGAGACTCTGGTCTTGCAAAGTTGCGCGTAGTATGGCTTCAGCCTCTTCCAAATTATCGAGCTTGGAAGAAGGGTTGGAAGGAGTTTATGCATGCAAACTTACCTGTTTGTCATCAGGGTTGGAAGGAGTGGATAGATGCCAGGTTACCTGTTGGTTGTGGGGTGTTTCAACGTGGGAAAGAACAGACTTTGTCATTGTCTCTTGATAGGCTTTCTGATCAAGTATGGTGCAAAGTTAAGCGTAGTTCTTACTTGATACATCCCAGTATAGGAGAAATTTGGGCCCTTTATAAGGACTGGGATATTGTCAGGTGGTCTTCGAGCCCTGAAAAACGCAGACAATGGAAGTATCAAATAGTTGAGGTTCTTGGCAGAAAATCTAAGGGCATTAGAGTTGCTTACTTGGACAAATTGGAAGGGTTTGTTAGTTTATTTCAGAGAAGAAGCCAGAGTGAGAAAGATTCATTCTTGATAGAGGACAAAGAGCTCTTCAGGTTCTCCCATAAAGTGCCATCTAGTAAGATGACCGGCAGTAAGAGACTAGGTGTGCCAGAGGAATCTTTTGAACTTGATCCTAAAGACCTTCCAGCAGATCTTTGTTGA